TGCGAGAACAATTGATACTGCCTCTGTAATACCTTCAGCAACCATTGCTCCAACAGCGTCTTCTACGAATGGTTCGATATGTTTTAAGCCGATAAATAATTTATATTCTACTTCGTCTTGTACTTCATTTAAGCGTGCACAAAGAGCCTCTGCTTGGGCCTGTGTCATTTTAGCAAGTGGCGAAATCCCACCAATTGCACGGTAACGTTTTGTTAAGTCATCGATATGCTCTTGAGATGGCTTACGTCCGTGACGAATATGCGTGTAATAACGTTCGATGTCTTCTTCTTTATATGGCGTTCCATATGCCATTACTAATAAACCGCGTACTTGTTTCATGTTTTTCACCTCAAAGTAGTTTTAAACGCATGTTTTTACAATTATTTTGACTAATTTACGACAACTTAGCGCTTTGCGATTTGCTCACGGCTATAGTCATGAACAAATGTTGTTAAACGTTTTAACACAGCAGGATCTACCTCTGGGAAGACACCGTGCCCTAAGTTAAAGATATGACCGCCATTGTGTGCTAAGCCTTGGTCTACAATATCTTTTGCACGTGCTTCGATTATGTTCCAGTCTGCTAATAATAATGTTGGATCTAAGTTTCCTTGAACTGCTTTTGTTACCCCACGCGCTTCTGCTTCGCGAATTGGTAAACGCCAATCTAAGCCGACAACATCGATTGGTAGGTCGTGCCACTCTTTTACTAAGTGAGATGCACCTACACCAAATTGAATTAACGGTACATTTAATGCACGTAATTCACCGAAAATGCGTGTCATAACTGGTTTAATAAAAATACGGTAATCTTCTACATTTAAAGCGCCAACCCATGAGTCGAAAATTTGAATTGCTTTTGCGCCTGCTTCAACTTGTGCAGTAATATCGGCAATAATCATATCTGCTAGTTTATCCATTAGCTTAAACCACGCTTGTGGCTGACTTACCATAAATGATTTTGTTTTTGCATAGTTACGGCTTGGGCCGCCTTCAATCATATAGCTTGCTAATGTAAACGGTGCGCCACCGAAACCGATTAACGGCACATTTAGCTGCTCTTCTGTTAACATTTTAATTGTTTCAAGTACAAATGGTGTATGCTCTTTGGCGTTGAATTCACCTAGCTTGTCAACATCCGCTGCTGAGCGAATTGGGTTTGAAATAACTGGGCCTACACCTGCTTTAATTTTTACATCGACACCGATGCCTGGTAATGGCGTTACGATATCTTTGTAAAGAATCGCTGCATCTACGTTATATTGGTCAACCGGTAAACGCGTTACGTACGCACATAATTCCGGCTGCATTGTAATTTCTTCTAATGAATATTTTGCTTTAATTTCACGGTATTCTGGCTGTGAACGACCTGCTTGGCGCATAAACCAAACCGGCGTATGCTCTACTTGTTCCCCGCGAGCTGCGCGTAATAATGTATCGTTAAAATTCGTCATGTTTGATTTCTACCCCTTAACATTTTTAATTTCTTATTAATTTATTTCGTAAAAACGTCATTGATATCCATTATCGACTATAAACTCTTCCGTGAAAAATGTATAGATTTCTTAGTTAAATGTCATAAAATTGCCCTTTACGCTACGGAACTTTTTGACAAATGGCTTGAACAGCTTTATAAATGGAAATAATAGAATAAAGGAGGTTACCGCCTATGAATTTTTATGTAACATCTGGTACACCAGATTATATGGAGAAGTTAATTGAAAAAAACACGCAGCACCCTTTAATTTTACTGCACGGTAACGGCAATTCGGTCGTTTTACATGAGAGCGATAAAAAGTCTATTTTCGCTGTTCCAAGAAAATTTGAAGTGATTGGTCAAAAAGGACAGTTTGAGCAAAAAGGCTATTTCACGATTTACAATATGCCTATTATGTCAGACGAGCGCCCCGTTTTCGAGAAAAAAGCACTTGATACCGTTTCCATGCTCAATACTAACGACGCAGTCATCGCTTATCGCATGCTACGCCCCGTAAAAGAGGAGACGTATCTACTTATTATTCAGTGGGGTGGCCCTGCTTCATATGAAGTATTTAAAAATAGCGCACCTTATGAAGAGAGCTTTGCCCAAATATTCGAAGGAAAAACAGCAGCACTGCAAACAATGTTTAATTCATCTTCTTATATTACGACATATAGCGCGCCACCAAAAGAATAATGCTCGGGTAGGAATTGTCGGGTAAGTCAGATAGTTTTCATTTACGAATCAAAAAAGCTGTGAGCACCATTTTTTTTGCTTGCAGCTTTTACTAGTTACTGATGGGGGGAATTTGCTTGGCTAAACAATTACATATCTTTATCGCCTTTTTTCGTTCAGGTATTTTAGGCTTTGGCGGTGGGCCGACGACGATTCCACTCGTTCATAAAGAGGTCGTGAAAACATACGCTTGGATGACAGACGAGGAATTTTCCGATGTCATTTCTATCGGCAATACGTTACCGGGTCCAATCGCGACAAAAATGGCTGGTTATATCGGCTACCGTGTTGGTGGTTGGCTCGGTTTAGTAACGGCCTTAATTGCAACCGTGTTACCAACCGTACTGCTATTAATTTTATTACTCGGCTCATTGAAGCAATTTAGCGATTCGAAGTTTGTAAGTGGGATGACGAACGGGGTCATTCCGATTGTAGCCGTGATGATGGGTGTATTAACGTATGATTTTTTAAAAAAATCCAAGGCTTCACTTGGCTTTAAAATTGCCGCGCTTATTTTTAGCGTCAGCTTTATTGGGATCATCCTTTTAAACATTCATCCCGGCATTATCATTTTCATTTTATTAATTTTAGCGTTTGCACTCCCTATTAAAGGAGGCAAAACGTCATGATTTATGTCCATTTATTTATTGCGTTTTTCTTACCAAATATTTTGGCTTACGGTGGTGGTCCTGCTGCGATTCCATTAATTGAACATGAAGTTGTCGATAAAAATGACTGGATGACCAAAACAGAGTTTAGTGAATTACTTGCTCTCGCAAACTCATTACCTGGACCAATCGCAACAAAAATGGCGGGCTATATTGGCTTTGAAGTCGCTGGGGTTTTAGGCAGTGTTGTGGCATTAGCGGCGACAATCATCCCGTCATTAGCGTTAATGTTATTGTTATTAAATTTACTGTATAAACACCGCAACTCACCGCGCGTAAAGCGATTATCAAGCTTTGTGTTACCTGCAATTGCAGTCTTATTACTGTCGTTAACCGTTGATTTTTTACAAACATCTTATGAATTAAACCATCTCCTACCAACGATTCTTTTAGTCATCGCCAGTTATTTGGCGTTAGAAAAATTCAAAATCCACCCTGCTTTTGTTATTTTGGCTGGACTTTTAATCGGCGGTTTATTTTTATAATGGATAATTACGACATTTCACCGATATAACCTCTGAGTATCTTTTTTGGAGGTGAGTAACATGCGAATTGGGACTTGGAGTGCTACAGGCTTAGGAATTTATAACAACTACAACAAACAATACAACGCGATGAACAAGGCTTTGTACCGTATTTCTACAGGCTACCGTATTAATAGTGCCGCAGATGATGCAGCAGGTCTTGCCATTTCGGAAAAAATGCGTGCTCAAATCCGTGGCTTAAATATGGCCGGCAAAAATATTCAAGATGGTATATCACTCATTCAAACAGCAGAGGGTGCACTAAATGAAACGCACGCAATCGTTCAACGTATGCGTGAGCTATCGGTGCAAGCGAGTAATGACACATTAACTGACGATGATCGAAAGCTCATTGATATTGAATTCCAAGAGCTCAAAAAAGAAATTACGCGTATCTCAACGGATACCGAATTCAATACCCGTACCTTATTAAACGGTGACTATAAAGATAACGGCTTAAAACTTCAAGTTGGCGCCAACAGTGGGCAACAGATTGAAGTGTTAATCGGTGAAGTAAGTAGTTCCTCATTAGGTTTAGATAATTTATCAATTTCCACTAGAGAAGATGCAGAAAAGTCACTTGGACAGCTTGACAAGTCCGTACAGCAAACATCGATGGAGCGCGCTCGTTTAGGCGCTTATCAAAATAGGTTAGAGCATGCTTATAATGTAACGATGAATACAGCAGAAAATTTAACGTCTGCGGAATCACGCATTCGGGATGCAGATATTGCAAAAGAAATGATGAATTTCACAAAGGCAAGCATCTTAATGCAAGCCGCGCAATATGCCATGCGCCTGCATATGCAGCAGGCACATTCGATTTTAGATTTACTGAGCACCGGTTTAACACCGAAAAAAAGATGGGGTTAGCATTCGCTAACACCCATCTTTTTATTTAGACATGCGTAGTGTAATTTCACTCACGACAATCATCACAACCGGAATAAGATAAAATTGCGGCTGCATTAGCGCACACAGCATCACAATCACTGCTTGTACAACACTCAATTGGCGCAACAATTTCGCAACCGCTTGTTTTCTCGTATCACGCGGCACAGGATACAGCATATCCATACGGAAATCCCCTGCATGCATCAGCGTATATTTTAATTGTAGTGTAGTCGCAAAAGCCATTGCAGCTACCACAATCCACGTGACAAACGGAATATTGATGAACGCCGCTATGACAGCAGCAATCGCCGTTAAGCGCACCCATAAATAAAAGTGATCATCGGTACGAATAAACGTACGATAAACTAAATAACTCTGTGTATTGCCCTTTTTAAAGGCAATCGATTTGTAAACGGCATCTAACCATGCACGACGCTTCACTGAACCTTTTAAATGCGGTACATCGGTGAAGTAATTGGCAAAACGATAAAAGCCCATCATTCGATTTTGCTCTAATTTAATAAAATGCTCATACGGTACAGGGTTATTTGCGACTTTCTTCACTAGTGTAAAAATATAAAACGCAAGGATTACTAAAAATCCTGCCCCCATAAAGCCCGATGCTAATGACATTTGAATAGCTAAAATTGAAATAACCGCACGTACTAAACGATCGAACAGCACCGCATGTCCACGATTCGCAAACCGATAGTAAAACTCTGCTTGTACATTAAGCCATTTTAAAATCGCCACAAATAATACTGTAACCCAAATTGAAAAAGCAGATAAATCCGTCACCGCTTTTAATAATGGAATCGCCACAATTATCAGTACAACAGGGACCAGTACTTGCGACCAAAATGTCCAATTCATCGCCTTTTTGAAGTAGCCCATCATTTGGCTTTCAAGTGGCAGTAAATACACTTGGTCCGGCTCGCGTAGAAGCGTCACCGGTCGGCTAAACGCCACAACGATTCCAACAATAATCGCAATGAGCCACTCGGCAGGGAAATCCAGCTCGACAACTTTTAACCATTCACTATATTGATAGCCTCCCGCACCAACAATAAACACAAGCACAATGGCGATATGGCCTGTAAAAATGAAGCGCATGTATTTCATCACTTCGCCGATATAGTGCGTGAAGCGCTTCGCCCAAACACTATGCATGTTGTTCATTGTCTTGCTCCTTTGTCATAGCAATATACAAATCATCAAGTGTGGCAGTTGGCATATGAAACGCCTTACGTAAATCATCCATCGTTCCTTGCGCACGCACACGGCCTTCATGTAATAAAATAATGCGGTCACAATGCTTTTCAGCAGTCGATAAAATATGCGTCGACATTAAAATCGAAGCCCCATCACGTTTCTTCGCATCCATTTGATCTAACAGCGACTGAATTCCAAGCGGATCTAAGCCAACGAATGGCTCATCAATAATATAGAGACTCGGATTAACTAAAAAGGCACACATAATCATGACCTTTTGACGCATCCCTTTTGAGAAATGTGACGGAAACCAATTTAAGCGCTTTTCCATGCGGAATTCTTTTAATAAACCTTCCGAACGCTCCTTCAATGTCTTTTCATCTAATCCATAGGCCATTGCCGTTAATTCTAAATGCTCTTTTAATGTTAATTCTTCATATAATACAGGTGTTTCTGGAATGTACGAAAAGCTTGAACGATACTTGTCCAGATCCTCTTTTAACGTCACACCGTTTAAACGAATTTCCCCTGCACGTGGTAGTAGCGTTCCGATAATATGCTTAATCGTCGTACTTTTCCCCGCTCCGTTTAAGCCAATTAGGCCAACAAGCTCGCCTTTGTTAATTTCAAATGATAAATCTTGAATAACAGGTTTTTTCGTATAGCCGCCTGTTACATTTTGTAATTGTAAAATCGTCACAGTGGTCACTCCTTTTTTCTAAATTTTAGTTTATCAAAAGCAATTGCAGTTGAACACTGAATGCGTCTTTTTCTTCCCAACTTATGGTGATGAACCCTATTTTCTATGATAAAATGAAGGAAAATATCACATAAAAGGAGCGCTTAATGATGAGTGATTGCTTATTTTGCAAAATTATCGCCGGAGACATCCCAAGCTTAAAAGTATATGAGGACGAGCATGTGTATGCATTTATGGACATTATGCCTTTAACAAAAGGCCATACATTATTAATTCCGAAAACACATTGCAAGGACCTTTTTGAAATGTCAGAAGACGTTGCACGCAACTTATATGCAGCGGCGCCAAAAGTGGCCAATGCAATCAAAGCAGCATTCAATCCAGTTGGCATGAACACAATTAACAACAACGGTGCAGCAGCTGGTCAAACAGTATTCCACTACCACTTACATTTAGTACCACGCTATGATGAAACAGATGGTCTAAAAGTAGAATGGAATGGCCGCCAAGCAGAGTTCCCAACAGATGTGCTAACAGACATTTCAGCACAAATTAAAAAAAATCTATAATTAATCTGCGGTACCAAAAGCAAACACTTTTAGTACCGCCCTTTTTAACTATTTGCCTAACAGCATGGTTTAATAACTGTAGAAGATGGAAAAGAGTGTATTCAGGAAAGCTATATAGAAAGGAAGTCTATTTATGAAAGCAAAATCATTTCTTTTAGGGTTAACAACAGGAATCGTCGGCGGAGCTGTTGCTGTTTTATTTTCTGCCCCACAATCAGGTTCACAGCTACGTCAAAATATCGCAGGTAATACCACGCAAGCCAAATCAAAAATGCAAGATGTACAAACCGAATTGAACAACGTCAAACAATCCATTATGACGTTAATGTCTGAAGCGCAGAATAATATGCCGAGTATAATAAATGAATTGAAGGATAACTTCACTACTTTTAAAACAGAAATCGAACCAGAAACCGAAAAACTTAAACAAGAAATTGAGGGTTTACAGAATTCTATTAAAGAAATCGAGAAAAATATTCCTCAAGGTAAAAAACAAGAGCAATGAATAGTCATTCATCGCTGATTCTTTATTACTAGTAATTCCAGAAAAATACGCAATAAAAATTCCATAAATATCATTTTTTAGTATTTTTAAACCAAGATTTAATTATTCAATTATTCTAACTTTAAACTTTTTTCTTTTATTGCTATAATATTTTTAAATGATAAATGAAAGAAGAAGGTGATTGCTTTGACAGAAGATTTATACTCGCAAAGAGAGGCTATGCTATTTAGCCAAAGAGTCGCACAATTATCAAAAGCTCTTTGGAAAGCTATCGAAAAAGATTGGCAAACTTGGATCAAGCCTTTCGATCTAAACATTAACGAGCACCACATTTTATGGATTTCGTACCACCTAAAAGGCGCCTCAATTTCGGATGTAGCTAAATTCGGCGTCATGCATGTATCTACTGCCTTTAACTTCTCAAAAAAGTTAGAAGAGCGTGGATTACTCACTTTCTCAAAACGTGATGAAGATAAACGTAATACATATGTTGAGTTAACACCAGCAGGTTCGGAGTTAATCTTACGTATGTATGACCATTACCACGACACAGAACATACGATTTTACAAGGCGCGTTACCGCTAAAAGAATTATATGGTCGCTTCCCAGAATTTTTAGATGTAATGGCTGTGATCCGTAACATTTATGGCGATGATTTTATCGAAATCTTTGAGCGCTCATTCTTTAATTTCAAAGAAACAATTGATGAATCCGGCAAAAAAATCGGGTCTACTGTAGAATCAACTTTATAATAGACTAAAGAAATGTCCTCATTACAGGTGATGACATTTCTTTTTTTGTCCATAAAATAGTATAATTTTTTATAACATGTTTACGCCTATAGATTTAATGAATAAACTTAGTAAATGATTTATCACTTACATTTAGGAGGTTGCTTGTGCACTGCTGGAAAACCATTAATATCGAACGCGAATATGGAACAACACGGCTTTATTTACTTGCAATCATCCTGTTCGTTCTCGTGTTTTGCTTTTCATATATTACGTTTAGCTTTAATTTTACTGGACGGCATATTGATCATTATTTATGGTTAGTCTTTTTAGTACTACCCTTGATTTATCCTGTTCATAAATTCTTGCATTATCTTGCGTTATTTCAATACAAGAATTCACTAGTCTTTCGCTTTAAGATTCAGTATCATTTTGTACCAATTATTCGTATGCGCCTGCAAACGGGCATTCCAAAATGGGCTTACGTATTCGCGTTAGTAACGCCGTTTTTGGTATTAAACACCGTTTTTATCGTTGGTGGATTTCTTGTACCAGGCTATGCGCATTATTTCAGTGCATTGCTTGCTTATCATTGCAGTATTTGTTTAATGGATTTTTTATATGTCAAAAATTTAAAGTCCGCACCAAACAATGCTATAATTGAAGAGACACCAAGAGGATATGAAATTTTAGTACCACTTGATTTTTAATTTTTTTGCTTAGAGGGGAGGAATAAATTTGTTACTACTTATTGTCATTTTATTTTCAGTAATATACTTATTCCAAATTAATCGAATGACGGCTGCCCTATGTATGCGTCGTGAAATTCCAGAAGAAAAACAACCTAAAATTTTCCGCACAATTAATGTACTGATTACCATTTTATTAGTTAGCCTGTATGTGGAAGTTTTACTCGCTGTTTAACTCGTCAA
The sequence above is a segment of the Solibacillus sp. FSL H8-0523 genome. Coding sequences within it:
- the hemE gene encoding uroporphyrinogen decarboxylase, producing the protein MTNFNDTLLRAARGEQVEHTPVWFMRQAGRSQPEYREIKAKYSLEEITMQPELCAYVTRLPVDQYNVDAAILYKDIVTPLPGIGVDVKIKAGVGPVISNPIRSAADVDKLGEFNAKEHTPFVLETIKMLTEEQLNVPLIGFGGAPFTLASYMIEGGPSRNYAKTKSFMVSQPQAWFKLMDKLADMIIADITAQVEAGAKAIQIFDSWVGALNVEDYRIFIKPVMTRIFGELRALNVPLIQFGVGASHLVKEWHDLPIDVVGLDWRLPIREAEARGVTKAVQGNLDPTLLLADWNIIEARAKDIVDQGLAHNGGHIFNLGHGVFPEVDPAVLKRLTTFVHDYSREQIAKR
- a CDS encoding Target of RNAIII-activating protein, whose protein sequence is MNFYVTSGTPDYMEKLIEKNTQHPLILLHGNGNSVVLHESDKKSIFAVPRKFEVIGQKGQFEQKGYFTIYNMPIMSDERPVFEKKALDTVSMLNTNDAVIAYRMLRPVKEETYLLIIQWGGPASYEVFKNSAPYEESFAQIFEGKTAALQTMFNSSSYITTYSAPPKE
- a CDS encoding chromate transporter yields the protein MAKQLHIFIAFFRSGILGFGGGPTTIPLVHKEVVKTYAWMTDEEFSDVISIGNTLPGPIATKMAGYIGYRVGGWLGLVTALIATVLPTVLLLILLLGSLKQFSDSKFVSGMTNGVIPIVAVMMGVLTYDFLKKSKASLGFKIAALIFSVSFIGIILLNIHPGIIIFILLILAFALPIKGGKTS
- a CDS encoding chromate transporter, whose translation is MIYVHLFIAFFLPNILAYGGGPAAIPLIEHEVVDKNDWMTKTEFSELLALANSLPGPIATKMAGYIGFEVAGVLGSVVALAATIIPSLALMLLLLNLLYKHRNSPRVKRLSSFVLPAIAVLLLSLTVDFLQTSYELNHLLPTILLVIASYLALEKFKIHPAFVILAGLLIGGLFL
- a CDS encoding flagellin, with the translated sequence MRIGTWSATGLGIYNNYNKQYNAMNKALYRISTGYRINSAADDAAGLAISEKMRAQIRGLNMAGKNIQDGISLIQTAEGALNETHAIVQRMRELSVQASNDTLTDDDRKLIDIEFQELKKEITRISTDTEFNTRTLLNGDYKDNGLKLQVGANSGQQIEVLIGEVSSSSLGLDNLSISTREDAEKSLGQLDKSVQQTSMERARLGAYQNRLEHAYNVTMNTAENLTSAESRIRDADIAKEMMNFTKASILMQAAQYAMRLHMQQAHSILDLLSTGLTPKKRWG
- a CDS encoding ABC transporter permease; the encoded protein is MNNMHSVWAKRFTHYIGEVMKYMRFIFTGHIAIVLVFIVGAGGYQYSEWLKVVELDFPAEWLIAIIVGIVVAFSRPVTLLREPDQVYLLPLESQMMGYFKKAMNWTFWSQVLVPVVLIIVAIPLLKAVTDLSAFSIWVTVLFVAILKWLNVQAEFYYRFANRGHAVLFDRLVRAVISILAIQMSLASGFMGAGFLVILAFYIFTLVKKVANNPVPYEHFIKLEQNRMMGFYRFANYFTDVPHLKGSVKRRAWLDAVYKSIAFKKGNTQSYLVYRTFIRTDDHFYLWVRLTAIAAVIAAFINIPFVTWIVVAAMAFATTLQLKYTLMHAGDFRMDMLYPVPRDTRKQAVAKLLRQLSVVQAVIVMLCALMQPQFYLIPVVMIVVSEITLRMSK
- a CDS encoding ABC transporter ATP-binding protein, whose translation is MTILQLQNVTGGYTKKPVIQDLSFEINKGELVGLIGLNGAGKSTTIKHIIGTLLPRAGEIRLNGVTLKEDLDKYRSSFSYIPETPVLYEELTLKEHLELTAMAYGLDEKTLKERSEGLLKEFRMEKRLNWFPSHFSKGMRQKVMIMCAFLVNPSLYIIDEPFVGLDPLGIQSLLDQMDAKKRDGASILMSTHILSTAEKHCDRIILLHEGRVRAQGTMDDLRKAFHMPTATLDDLYIAMTKEQDNEQHA
- a CDS encoding HIT family protein, with the protein product MSDCLFCKIIAGDIPSLKVYEDEHVYAFMDIMPLTKGHTLLIPKTHCKDLFEMSEDVARNLYAAAPKVANAIKAAFNPVGMNTINNNGAAAGQTVFHYHLHLVPRYDETDGLKVEWNGRQAEFPTDVLTDISAQIKKNL
- a CDS encoding YtxH domain-containing protein; its protein translation is MKAKSFLLGLTTGIVGGAVAVLFSAPQSGSQLRQNIAGNTTQAKSKMQDVQTELNNVKQSIMTLMSEAQNNMPSIINELKDNFTTFKTEIEPETEKLKQEIEGLQNSIKEIEKNIPQGKKQEQ
- a CDS encoding HTH-type transcriptional regulator Hpr, with protein sequence MALTEDLYSQREAMLFSQRVAQLSKALWKAIEKDWQTWIKPFDLNINEHHILWISYHLKGASISDVAKFGVMHVSTAFNFSKKLEERGLLTFSKRDEDKRNTYVELTPAGSELILRMYDHYHDTEHTILQGALPLKELYGRFPEFLDVMAVIRNIYGDDFIEIFERSFFNFKETIDESGKKIGSTVESTL
- a CDS encoding DUF3267 domain-containing protein — protein: MHCWKTINIEREYGTTRLYLLAIILFVLVFCFSYITFSFNFTGRHIDHYLWLVFLVLPLIYPVHKFLHYLALFQYKNSLVFRFKIQYHFVPIIRMRLQTGIPKWAYVFALVTPFLVLNTVFIVGGFLVPGYAHYFSALLAYHCSICLMDFLYVKNLKSAPNNAIIEETPRGYEILVPLDF